A window of the Bactrocera neohumeralis isolate Rockhampton unplaced genomic scaffold, APGP_CSIRO_Bneo_wtdbg2-racon-allhic-juicebox.fasta_v2 cluster09, whole genome shotgun sequence genome harbors these coding sequences:
- the LOC126764676 gene encoding uncharacterized protein LOC126764676 — translation MKGSTGGISKGALAKKLKSDRRLAAKIVERYGGKHAGQVSEQHANTLEWAKKVLSESETEGSRLETKRPEPAVKRQRSPEGETSLGKKPRTGAAPTFSEIAKDAGGRVLGVLDRSREDGTISHEEWKGVAAAIASVFLTVVKENPGPHPKCVSAGWHHELHKLTGCAGTRSAILYKKTLSLLEKVWKGARLEAVDKEDLPLRPRARVWLPAEPSTAKEIEENLRYCNPSLPAHDWRVIRLERTGEPYRQALIMLNAESIGPLSKTKGAISYGFEMVVLKVLPTDARKMFLFSRRYKIPVAPLP, via the coding sequence ATGAAGGGATCGACAGGGGGCATTAGCAAAGGTGCTTTAGCTAAAAAGTTGAAGTCGGACCGTCGATTAGCGGCAAAAATCGTGGAACGCTACGGTGGTAAGCATGCTGGTCAGGTATCTGAGCAGCATGCTAACACACTTGAGTGGGCCAAGAAGGTGCTCAGCGAGAGCGAGACCGAAGGGTCACGACTCGAAACAAAGAGACCTGAGCCAGCGGTTAAACGGCAAAGGTCGCCCGAAGGAGAAACCTCACTTGGCAAGAAACCGCGAACGGGGGCTGCGCCAACCTTCAGCGAAATTGCTAAAGACGCTGGTGGAAGAGTACTAGGTGTTCTCGATCGCAGCAGGGAGGACGGCACTATCTCCCATGAAGAGTGGAAGGGAGTAGCGGCGGCTATCGCTTCAGTCTTCCTCACGGTGGTTAAGGAAAACCCTGGGCCACACCCAAAATGTGTTAGTGCCGGTTGGCACCATGAGCTACACAAGCTGACTGGATGCGCCGGTACAAGATCGGCCATCTTGTATAAGAAGACATTATCTCTGCTGGAGAAGGTCTGGAAGGGAGCCAGACTGGAGGCCGTGGACAAAGAGGATCTTCCTCTTCGCCCTAGGGCTCGCGTCTGGCTACCAGCCGAACCGTCCACTGCGAAAGAGATCGAGGAAAACCTCAGGTACTGCAACCCCTCACTTCCTGCGCATGACTGGAGGGTAATAAGGCTAGAGAGAACCGGTGAACCATATCGGCAGGCGCTGATAATGCTTAACGCGGAGTCCATCGGTCCTCTCAGTAAAACCAAGGGAGCCATCAGCTATGGGTTCGAGATGGTAGTACTGAAGGTACTCCCGACGGATGCCaggaaaatgtttttatttagtagaagatacaagatcccTGTGGCACCGTTGCCGTAA